In Vicia villosa cultivar HV-30 ecotype Madison, WI linkage group LG7, Vvil1.0, whole genome shotgun sequence, the DNA window AATTCTGGTACATATGATCCAAAGGCAGAAGAAAGATGCACAAAATCCATAACTAAAGATaataaaaccaaaaataaaaacaagatttggAAGCTAATTCCCTTATCTTTTGTTTCATTTAATGCAGTGCACATCACATTTGTTTCAGTTTTATAAGAACTGCTGAATCAGTTGGAATAAATAACTCTTGGTACACAGCTTCCAAATCTCTGTTCCTAGTTGCTGGATTTTGTTTTATTCTCATTATAACACAGTAGAAGTTGCAAACTATTCCAAAACATGTTACTCCACAACATTAACAAGTTCATATTCGATAAGGGAGAGGTTGTTGTCTTCCTTAACAGTGAACTCAGCAGGTTCTGTTACTTCGACACGGCCCCATTTGTCCACAGCAAGCCTCATTGATCCTTTAAACATGTCGATTTTTGCATTTCGCAAAATGATGGTTGAACCCTCTTTCAGCAGATCCACTGAACAAAAGAAACATTCAAGAAAATTGTGAACATCTATACATTTGAACATTCTCAGCAATTTTACTGAACATGGAAATGCAAATGAAAAATTGAGCAACTACAAATATGGAATTAATTCAGCTATTTTTTCATATGTAGAGTAAGTTGTTTTGCCAAATTTGTATTGGAAAGGCAAattatagttttaaaaaattacacCAAGCAAGAAATGGAGAAGAAATACAAAAAATGGAGAAGAGACTACAAAGAAAACATTATTAAAGTAAGAATGAACACATGTTTTACACCAAGTAGAATCTAAATGTCTCATCTTATCGCAAAGATACTACTCATCAAAAAAAATTCTCTTGAAGATGTTTGATTTGCATTTTGCACTTCAATGAAATTTACAATTACAAAATTGCGGCATAATTTGCAAATGGCCACAAAATTTAGCTTCTTTACTTGTACCAAAGCAAGCAAAACCTAGTAAACAACTTCTGGTCGAAGAAAAACCGAAACGGCACAGATTGTGAAATCAAAGAAATGCAATTGTCAACAGACGGAACAAAGAAACGCATAAGGAAACAGCAACAAAGCAATGTAAAAAACAGACGGTACAGATTGTGAGTTTGTAGTTTCACTATAGACAACACAACATTCTGTCCACTGCTAGTAGCTTCATCTATTATCTTTTATCATCTTTATCCAATTTCATACATATTTCATATCTCCCACAGTTGCTAAAAGCATGTTCTTCAAAGCATTACAAGAAAGAATAATATCGTGTAAAAAATTAGGCCTGACGATTGTCAACATTGTGCTGGAGGATGATGATACAAGGATATAGAAAAACGAATTCATTTTGCAAGTTCTACTTATTTTTCAAAGATGTTGGTCAAGTCACTCTATCACCCGCAATTATGGATACGTATTACATAGTAATTAAACATTTTATGGCATGGGAAGGAGAAAAGTTGTGCTTATACATATACATAAGGGCATAGAGTTTTTGTCTAACAAATATTTGACACATGGAACTAATAGCCATCATTTGAAAACCAGAAAATACAAGACCTGAAAGTGAACTAGTTAATTTGGCAGAAATGTTCCTTTGAGTAATGAGAAACATTTATTTTCTGTGAATGTCATTACTCCATATCACAAATGGAATAACATGGAAATATGACATTGGCGCTGCCATGCAAGGTAGGCTTAGAATTAAGACATCAATGAATAAGATATGATTTGGAATGAACGTGTCAAAGAGAAAGTTGGGCAACAGCAACATTCAAAGAAAAATGGTAGAGACGTAGAGTTTAAACCTAGTTGGGTTGAGCATGTGTAAAGAACCATACTAAAAGTTAGATATGCAAGGAGGGAGAAACTACTAAGCCAATCAAATTAAGGTTTTGTATTTAAATGCTATAACTGTTGTCTAAGAGCATCTGCAACCCATCTCCTACATTTTCACTTCTGAACGGTTCTAAGCCCCATTTTGGAACCACGTTTAAActcttcaaaatcaattttcgaaGGGTGAAAGGCAGTTTGACCCAAAAGTAGAGTGTTTGGCTTTTACTAATGAAAACAATTTCTAGCTTCAGACTCAAGTTTACACTGAAGATGTGATTCCTACCTTCTGCGATTCACTAAAATCAATTCTCAACTTTTAGAGTTATTCATTTTCATATTTACATTGTAAATTTTGAGTGAGTTACACTGTTGTTTGACAAAGACGAAACAGGAAGCCAATGGTGTAATTGTTCATAACACACCCAATCCATactatttcctttttttattcatttcattGGTATCGTCAGTCCTTCATGTTACTTTTTCTTTATTTACAAAATCAATGTGATCTAAGTCAAATTGTCAATGATAAACCAATCATACACCAAGTGTGTCACATCCTTACACATCACAAATGTTTGCTTTAAACAAATTCAGCCCATCAACCACCAAATAGGCCCTAATGTGACTCCAATTCTTAAATTTCATCAACCATTACTCTTTTTATATGTTTTCGTCACTATGACCCAACAATTGCTTATGCGAAAACCCAATGCTTAATAGGAATTGGCACCAATGAGATTTTCTTATTAAGAATTACTTCTTAATAAGCAAGCAACAATTTTAGCACCAGTTTTTTGGATGTTCTTAATGGACTAGTGAATGAGCACAAGAACAGGGTACAAGCAAAAATGGAACACAAAGGGCAGAGATTATTTTCCTATCGTATAAGATTAATGTTCGAAAATGAAATTTTATCTGATAATAGATATCATTTTAGAATATCTTGGTTTATCACCTAGGATCAATTTTCAATCTTAACATATCACCTAGAATTAAATTTCATATCTCTtactatgattttttttttatttccttgtttatatAGAAATGAATATATGGACTAGTATCGAGTCGTTTGTTGTATCAAATTGCTATCAAATTAATATTGaggcttaaatatgtttttcaTCCCTTAACTATTTGCTTAAGATTTGTTTTGTTCCTTTATCTTTATTAATATTCATTTTAATCCTTTATCTTTTTAATTGAAGCGCATAAACATAAATTTTTTCTCAAATTCGCTAAGTGTAAAAtgggaaaaaaaatatatacttagTAGTGATTGGTTGAGGCAGCATAATTATCTTTCCATTTGACATCCAAAATTCCCAAATTGTAACAATTGataattgtgttttattttttaacaaaatcctGAAGTAAAGACAACAACAGAAACAACTAACAACCGTTTAAAATCTATTTGGAAATTATGGATGACAATGGGGACAATAATTGTGTCCCTTCGGTTTTTTCTATTTGATAATTAATGTGATGTGAGAAAAAGACTAACTTGTGCCCACTTcaaaaagataaatgataaaaatGAATCTTAGAAAAGATAAAGGACCAAAATGAATCTGAGATAAAAGATAAaggacaaaaaaaaaattgttttaacctATAATAATCAACGCATATGCAAAGTTCTTATTATTTTCTCTCACCCTTTTATCTAAAAGCTCACGACTTATACAATCAACATGTCAATTAAGTCAGCATATTAATTCATGGAATCCTCCCAATGAGCAGTGATGCACCGTGATTGCCCTTTGGCATAAATTTAGTTAAATTATATTACATGGGAGAGAAATGGGAAGGTTTAAATTTCTTAAAGCTAGAAATGAATAACGGAGAGAAATGAATAACGGAGAGAAATGAACTTTATTAACATCACTTGTAGAATATGTAAATTCAAAATCAATCTCTTAGCCATAGGAGTTAAAACTGCACAACATGCAAGCATGTTGTGCAATTGGAAACAAATCAGGCAATACCattatatttatatgacaatACATATCATAGTGAATAACAAAATGTTGTAAATTACAGCGTAAAATAGAGAATCGGTATATTTTATTCATCAGGGCAGATCACCcaaatccaaatcattgtctTAATCTACTTGGGTGAGAGGAAAGAACTGCCAGAATTTGAATCTGAGTGAACCACATAGAAAAATATAGTTGTTTTCAAACTTTTTGTAGAATCTAGCATAAAAAGGGCATGTGCATATAACTTTATGGTTTACATAAGGCCAGTTCAGTTCTTCGTTACACAAATAGGAGGGAAAACATCTCTAATAAATgtgtatttattaaaaatatgatcTCTAAGGTTTGGCATGAATGCCATTTGTGTTAGAAAATGTTGCATAAATGAATCGGGAAATCAGACACTTCCTAGTCAACAACCAAAGTAGTTACAACATTAACTTCCAAGCTGCATCTCTGAGTAGAATACTAACAGTAGTTCTTCATTTTCATAGTGTTAAGAATTTAGAATCTGATTGCTTGTGAATCTAGAATTATTTATTGCTAGGATTTGCTTAAATTTGAAATTACTTATAGAGTTAAATGTGTGTGATACAGATAAGGCTTAAAGAGATTGAATGAGCAAGTTAGCTTCAATACTAGGAGAGATTAGAAGAGAGGCATTCAGATTTGCGAGTTACAAACACAGAACATTGACTCCGTTAAAAAGGGAAAAAACCACTTTGTTGAAGGCGGAATCACTGGAAGGAGAATTCTTTGATTTCCTTGTTTGTCGTTTAGTTAACCAATAAAATGTTTTGTTTCCCTAGCTCTCTTCTCTGACTCTCAGCTATTTCTCCCTAAAATCCAAATTTTATTTGGCATTTGTAACAACATGCAGAGTAACTGAACTTTAAATCTACAGGTCTTCATGTCTTTTATAGCATTTATTAACTATGATTATAATTTGTCGCCATCGCATGGACAATACAAGCCCGAAAATAGCGAACATAGGAACAACACGTATGACAGGTACCGACAAAATTGACAATCAAACAAGTTCGAGTCATAATATCCCAAGATAAATAAACATATTAATGTATGAGGAAATATCAAAAATGTAATAAAATGATCACAAAACCAAGACAATACCATAGCAACAATAACCATACCTTGATCATTTCTAGCTGTAAATATGATCATCCCCGTCTCATCCCCCACCAAACTCTCAGCAATTCTCATTTGTCGCGGTTGAGGACCATCCGGACGACCCTTCTGCATCACCATCTTAGTATTCACCACTTTCACAGTCAAAGTATGACCACTAGTCCCCGGTCGAAGCTGTTCAACCTTAGTGAAAACCGGCTTTCTCAATCCAGGTTTTGCCTCTGCCATATCTTAACCTAAAATcctacaaaaaaacaaaaatgtcaCAACTATATTCCACCAGAACAAAATCAAGTGCAGCACACAAACATGCATCTATTACATGAAACAATATCAATTGATTCCTTCAACAACAAAACAAAGATACAAATCTATGTGTTTTTCACCGATTGATATTGATAATtaacaaaaagaacaaaaattaggttaaaaaagtTGTGATTTTTTTGTGTAAAAACATTTTGATCAGTGTGAAGTAATAGAAGTAAATAAGCAAGCTCAATGAACATCATCAATGGTGTGTGAAAATCAAGGTAGAATCAGAATAAAGGGATGAGAAATTGGAAAGGATTGATGAGAATAGGAATCGAAATCTGACCTGAAATTGCAAAGGCAGAAATGAAAAGTGGAGATCTGAAACGAGAAATGTAGCCGTCGAGGTTAGCTTTTAAGGATGTTCGTGTTCACTGATGTCGGGTCAAGTATTGAAATGATCCGACCCGATATATTTCTTTTAGATAAATGACCcaacattaaaaaaattgaaagggTATTGGCATTTTTTAgtaacattttatattttgttatcaTGAAATTGGGTTGAAATGGTAATTAACTCCATTTAAATATTTAgtcttattgttattattataatatgcGAAATTGCAAAGGATTATAGTGGGTGATAAAGTTCTTTCTcgaaaatttttattaaattttattaatttattgatcgaattttgagtttttattttttgaaaatcgaGAAATTAACATACAAAAAATGATGTTTTATTGAATTTGTTGATGTACAACTAACctaaagaaaatttaaataaatgaccaatattaattatgtttttatcCTATTACACACTATCATTTTCCTCGAGAACACTATCGATGTTTTAGAAAAATTGTGTGAGAGTTTCATTCGGGTTGATAGCATTTATGTTGAGACTTTTAGGAATCAAATCACTATAACGAATCGGATCAATAatctaaaacaaaaatcaaatattttagatTACTTCATTGAAATGAGAACTCTTTAGGAGGAGTTGAGTTCTTACTTATATATTCTCAATTGTACATGCATCCATCCTTGTAGATGTGATTCTATGTAAATGGTCCATCATTATTATCTAAAAGATCAGTGACTCAATTCTTGAACAGTTTGAATGAACAATTTTCAATTGTTAAAAATTAGATTCTCATGATAGAAAATCTTCCATCCATTAACAGAACTTACTCTTAAAAATTCTCGTGATAGAAAATCTTCCATTCATTGACAAAACTTACTCTTAATTTGTTCAAGAAGAGAGTAACAACAACTAAGCTATTTTCATTGAAGAACCTTATACACTCATTAATACTTTTGATTAAAGAAGATCTTAAGGAGGTCACGGTGGAGATTCTAATGCTAAGAGCAAAAAATTGTGCATGAGACGAGTAGTTTAATAGATATTCATATCCATGGGGTAAAATATATGGATATTCTACTACATGTTATATAATGGATACACATATGGATTTAATGGTACTCGTACCGTTAGTATCTATATTCTTTGGTAAGCTAACAATTATTTAAATAGCTTTTATAAGTATATATTTTATGAGGATTATAAAAGTCCTACAAGTTTTGTACTTGTTATTTAAACGATGGGTACATGATTCAGAGTTTCGTAGTTTTGTAGTTGCAGGTgaaaaattatttgtattaattGTATTGCTCttggaattattattattattattattattattattattattattattattattgttgttgttgttgttgttgttgttgttgaagttggaaCTATTATTATATGGTAAAATGGATGAATGTTTGTATTTTGTTTTGACTTGTAATTTTGTTGTTAAATTGAAAGtgaaaagtatgaaaaaaattatatgtttctAAAAGAGGATAAATAAGTTCTAGGTAATAGATGGTTTGACTTggttgctttatccatcacttaCTCATTTGGAGTATTTATTCCCTCGTGCACATTGGATAGTCCAATTGCAGAGCCTCTTAATTCATTTTCCCTGTTCACTTAGTAAATCTCATGGATGTTGCAGGCCACTTGATACATAGGGTTGAGCTTTCTCTTGAGGAATATTAGTCACTGAATTACTTCTTATCATTGTCTCACCTCCATGCTAGAGCAGTATCAAATCCTACTCAACTGGTGAATATCTTGGTTGAAAGGTTGGGAATTTTTCCTCTCTCGTGGCCTGCCTGGCCCCATCTGGTTTACACTTATCAGTGTTCCACCGATCTCACTTGGTTGCAAATTCTTTATTATTTCACTCTTCGAGCGTTCAATCCCTTTTCAATTACATGGTAATCGCCGCTTACTAACTCCTaggttttcttttccaaagtcttTTGCGCTCAAGGGATGAGACTAAGTATAAATTAATGAATTGGAACACATCAAGAAAAGTATGAAGAACCCTAAGATTATTCTTGGAATGGGATACTTAGGTAATGGCAAGTATGACTAACAAGTACGACTAATAAGTATAGAAATCAAATGGGCAAATGATTAAGCCTTGACTCAATTCAATGATATGTTGTAAGAAATCGAATGGGCTAGAGACTAAGCCTCGACTCTATTCAATGTTATGACTTTGGACATTGTGTATAACTCGGAATTAGACGTAAGTCTCACCGTGTACTAGTAGGATTGGATATTATGTAATACTAGAGTTGGTAGGCGAGGTTCTAATAGTTTGTTAACTATCATGTAATATTATATTCGACCTATAAGGTACTAGTAGGATGTTAGTGGATCGTGATGTTAGACATGAGTTATGGTGTACATAGGTGTAGGATGGTCCTTAGAATATCATATGTATGTACTATGTTGATGATCGCATATATGAGATAGCGATGAGAAGTGGATATTGAAGGGAAAACCTATATTAATTTAGTATAGGCGAATTTTAAATGTCGAGTTCAGAAGTCGGGTATTTAGGGCAAACCTGGATTAACCATATCCAGTATAGGAAAATCCTGAATATTTGGTCGGTATTGTAGGGAAAACCTAGATTTTTCTAGTATAGGCAAATCCTAAATGTCGAGTTCTGAGGACGGGTATTACAAGGGAAACTTGGATTATTTTGACTAATCTTGGATACAATAGGCTCTGGATTTTTGAAGAATAAATATTTGAGTAAGGCTAGatatatattttagtagaaatcaaatattttgaagtATTTTGCATCCAGATAGACAACTTTGGAAACATTGCGGCTGAGAAAGAATTTGTCATGATAAACTTATTGAAATTTGGATGAGAAGTCTTTGAATGAGTAGCCATTTGAAGCGGGATTTCTAGCGAGTATTTTTTTATTGAAgccataatgatgatgatgatgatgatgatgataataatattaataagaaaTAGGGACAACAAGAAGGCAAACAATAGAAAGAGAAACTTTGGGatgaataaaataaaggaatgaaTATATCTTTTTATGGTCTTCTTAAAAAAAGTTTTGAATATGATTTGGTCAAAAATATTCATGGATGATCAGAGATACTTGTAATCAAAATCAGAGATATTTGAAATCAAAAGTTGCTAAAAATAACTTCTTAATCGTTAAAATTTTCTCCTAATAGATAAATCAGGGTGATGATTGATTCTTGCAtttattctaaataaaaaattatttatcactAAGATTTGCTACAAATTTGATCATTGGTCGATTATATTTGGTTTTGGAGcaccatatttttttaaaaaagtcttAATCGATTAACACTATTAGTTTAATCAATTAAGAGGTAATTTTAGAGCTAATTTAATTTGCTTGGTCTTGAAATAACTTTGAGCCCTGATTTTGCTTTCAACACTCCTCCTTTTAGATTTTATGCCCCATTTTtctaaaaacttcatttttcaaaCATATGATTAGTAGAAAATAACAAAATGGACTGTGTAATTAAAATTAGCTCTTGTTATTGGAATAGCCATATTTTTCTGAGTTTATTCTTCATCAAGTGATTTACCTTAAGCCACAAGAAAATTTGAGAGGAGATCTCTCGCCCTTTGACAAAAATTGGAGCAAAACTTAATTATCTTTCTTTTTGTAACTCTCTAAATCGTTTGATACCA includes these proteins:
- the LOC131620537 gene encoding uncharacterized protein At4g28440-like, which gives rise to MAEAKPGLRKPVFTKVEQLRPGTSGHTLTVKVVNTKMVMQKGRPDGPQPRQMRIAESLVGDETGMIIFTARNDQVDLLKEGSTIILRNAKIDMFKGSMRLAVDKWGRVEVTEPAEFTVKEDNNLSLIEYELVNVVE